ACGCCATATTCTACGAAGGCGGCAACCAGGATTTGTTTTTCCGGAGGTGCATTGAACGGTGCATAGCCGATAAACCAAGCATGGTTGGAGGAGGATGCTCCTCTTCTTCTGGTTTGAGCTGTTCCCGTTTTACCCGCGATTTCCGGTAAATTCGGTGAGTTCAATACTCCCGAAGCGGTTCCCGAATAACCGACCAGATAGAGTCCTTCCTTCACTGCTTCCACAGTAGAACGTTTGAGAGGAATGTCCCTTAGGATGGTAGGTTCCGTTTTTTGTATGATTGAATTGTCCAGAGGACTTCTGATTTCCGAAATCACAAAAGGTTTGTAAATTTTTCCGTTGTTGATGATTGCCATATAGAATAAGGCCATCTCCAACGGAGTTACGGAAAGAAATCCCTGGCCGATGGACAAGTTTACAGTATCTCCATCGAACCATTTGTTTCCATAGGTTCTTTTTTTCCATTCTGAACTAGGAATAAAACCGGTTACTTCACCCGGTAGATCGATACCGGTTCTTTTGTCTAGACCAAATAACCTGGAGTAGGCGAGAATCGGTTCCGCACCCAGTTTATAACCCAATTGGTAAAAATACACCGAATTGGATTTTTCGATTGCTTGCGCCAAGTTCAATTCGCCGTGATTTTTTTTATCCCAATTATAAAATACCTGGTCGGGGACACCTTTGAAGGTGGATTTTAAAGTGAAATTGGCAGGGCAGGAAAACGTTTGTTTCGGATCAAAATTGATTTTATGTTCGCTCTCCATTGCCGCAAGAGCAACTAACACTTTATATGTGGAGGCAGGCGGAAATTTGGATTGAATGGCCAAGTTTAAAAAAGCACCATTATTTGTAACGCGTGCGAAATGATTGGCGCGGTCTTGTTTGTTTTTTCCGGAAAGAATATTCGGATCGTACGACGGATTTGACGCCATCGCAAGCACTTCCCCCGTTGTAGGCCGAAGAGCGAAAACCGTTCCGCGCACTCCTTTGAGCGCTTTGTAAGCGGCGATCTGCATATCCCGATCAATGGTTAGAATCAGGTTGTTGCCGGGAACGGAATGTTCGATGACTCTTTCTTCTTCTATATTTCCTTCCGTATTTCTTTTTTGAATTCGAAATCCGTCCTGTCCGCGAAGTATCGTATCATAAAGAGATTCGATTCCTCCTTTTCCCACCAATTGATAGGATTTGATTTCTTTTTCCTGGATATCGTTCGTTGTAGGTTTTCCCACATAACCGGAAACATGCGCAAGTGCAGGCCCCATATGATAAACGCGGGCTGGCGAAGAAACCAAATATACGTAACGATTGATATTATCCAGAACGAGGATTCTTTCCTGTTGTTCTCGGGAAATCCCTTCCAGAAGCACGAAAGGTTCTCTGGTTCGGATTTTTTTGATCAGCCGGTTTTCCTGGAGATCCTTTTCATAATAAGCAAGCGGGATCGAAAGGGATTCACAGAATCTGTATATGAATTCTTTGATTCGTTTCGGATCGTTTTTGAATAAACTTGTGTTTAAGATCACATCCAAAGAGGCGGAATTGGATACGAGAGGTTGGGAAGTTTCGGGAGTGAGAAAATTCCTGTCGAAGATTTGACCTCTGTCTGCAGGAATGGATTCGCTTCTTCTTACAAATCTTTCCGCTTTGAGAGAGTTTTCACTTCCCTGAATGATTTGAAGATTGAACAGCTGAAGTATGTAAGAGGTGAGAGTGAATACAATCAATCCTGTAAAAAAGTACAATCTTTTTCGAAAGGAGGTTTCTAATTTGAATTCGGATGCGGATTGACTCATTGTCTTACCTCATCCGCTTCCAGTCGGAAGATCCAAGTCAGTAGGAAGAAAATCGCAGGACCGATGAACGCATTATAAAGCGAAACATATACAAACGAGTAACTGTGATTGGAATGAAAGAACATCCAAAATAGAAAGTAAGTAATCACTCTGGACAAAAAGGTAAATCCCATCACATAGATCGTGATTGAAATATAATTTTCAGTATAAGCATTGCGTGTCACTTTGCCGATGACGTAACCTACGATCGCATAAGACAAAGAATGAAGTCCTATCTTGTAATAAACGGCATTGTCCGCGCCGATCTCTCCGCCTAACGAAGTATCCGTGAGAAGTCCTCCGAAAAAACCGAGCCAGAGTCCGTACATTGCTCCTTTTCGGAAGGCAAAGAAGATCACAACGATGATCATAAAGTCGGGACGAATCGCATTTCCCAATTCAAATATGTTAGACCCATTCAGGAAATGGGCGAGTAACATAGCTAGGAAGATGAATACTTTATCTAAAATCATGGTGTGCCCTCCGTTCCTGTTTCTGTATCAGGAGGATTTGTGATAACGGGTGGTGAAGAGTCATTACGGGTGTTCTGCGGTCTTTGTCCGGTTCCCGGCCCTTGCGGGAGATTTTGTTTGCGGGTATTGGTTTGAATTTTCCCCGAGCTGTCTTTTTCTCTCGGAAAGTCGATCTCTCCGAAATAAGGACCTTCGATTTGAATGGTTTTTTCCGCCGGCCATTCTTCCTTCCATTTTTCAGGAAGTTTTTTGATTACGATTACATTTAATAATTTATCGAACTCAACGAAGGGTCTCACATAAGCCGTCTTAAACGATCCGTTGCGCGGTCCTTCTTCGATGATGATTCCTACGGGAGTGCCTTGCGGGAAAACTCCCGATCCGCCCGAACTGTAAACGGCTTTTCCGATTTTACTGAATCCTTCCGTAAAAAATGCGCTTCCCGGAGTTGCTTGTACCGGTCCGCTAGGGAAAGAACCGATCGCTTTCGGATCGATTACGATTCCCGAATCGATATAGTCTAACAAAACATCTGTTCCGCGACCACTGTTTCCGTTGAGAGAAGCCCAAAGATTGGTTCCGGGAACAGCCACTCCCATGGAAAAATTGGAATTGATGAGCGGTTGCACCACCGAGGAACCTTTGGAAACGGCGATGATTTTTCCTACCAGTGCTTCCGCAAATTTCCCTTTTTCGTCTAACGCTCGTGCTACGACAGGCATGTAAGGTTTGATTCCGGATTCGCTACCTTTATTGATAATGATGGTTCTGTAAATTGCATTGAGACGAACGCTTAAAACCTCCGCCCGAACGGAAGGGTAATCGTTTCTAAGAGGGAAGTTCAATTCCTGTCTCAGGATCGCATTTTCAGCCTTGAGGCGTTCTACGTCTTTGGAAAGTTGTCTGTATTCTTCCATTACGTTCAAACAAGAGTCTCTCTCTTCTCTTACTCTTTCGAAGGATTCCAGTTTATTATAGGAGCTTTTGATCAAACTTCCGAAGGAGTCGAAGGATCCTGAGAAAAAGTCACCTACTCCTTGAAAGCTGGCGATCCCTCTGACCATGAAATTTCCATTCCAGATCAGGGAGGTGAAGGAGAATAAAATGATAAAACCCACAGACAGGGCTTCTCCGTTGCGGCTAAATCGGTTCCAAATCATCTGGTATTAATACTATGTCACATGAAATAGAAGGGAAGGAATATTTCAAGTCGGTTATCTTTCGGGACGGTTTTTGGAGGGAAAATAGAAGGGCTGAAAAGACCGGTAGGATAAGGGTGAGATTTCCTACGGCTACTCATCGGAGTCGGTGTTTATCCCAGCTGGAAAAAACAGTTGCAACAAACAACAGTTAAGTATAGAAAAAGACGCTAGCAATTTATTTCATTAAAAATTTACCTACTTTACTGGATTACTTTCGTCTGTTATTGTTCAGGAGCGAAAAGGCAAATCAACTGGCATGCACACTGCGATCAATTGGCTCGAATCCATATTTAACTCGATTCCCTTACCTTTTTTGGAGGTTTGGGGCAGATTTGGGTATATTTTAGGAATTTTCATTATGATTGCCGCATTTGGCGGTTTCACCTTTCGTCCTGGGGGAAGATGGGGATTCGGAAGGGAAAGGCAAGCCTGGGATGAAAGAGCCGTCCTTAGCATCGTTTTTACCTTTATCCTGATTTTCGTTACCGGATTTCTCGGTTCCTTTATCGTTCTTGTTCCGGGAGCCCAAACTTTCGAATCCCTCAAGGATCTATCCGTATTTCTCTGCATTGTCTTATTCGGATACCCCGCATTGATTGCAGTGCCGTTTGCCTATGGGCTTTCCGATCTGATCGAGGGAGTTCCGCCTGAGTTTTTGGGAGATTGGATTTTAGGCTATTTCATCAATCCTTCCTGCTTTTGGGTCGCCTATCAGGTAATCGGAAGAGACCCGGATTTTCGAAAAATCAAAACCTGGATAAAGTATATTCTTTTTGTTTTTGTTTTTCTTACAATCGAACCGGTTCTTTGGGGTTATCTCTGTTCCGAACAATTTACATCGGAAATTTCCTATCGCAATATAACACCTGCTTTGTTTTTTACGACAGCCATCACTTGGGCGATTGCACCCTTTGCAATGTTAGTTGCTTTCCCTTTGGCAAAAAGATACGGGATGTTCTGGGCGGAGATTCCCGGCCATGTAAAAGAACTGCTGATCAGTTATAAAGAATGGGTTTGGGAAAGCGGTATAGGCGAGGTTTTAAAAGATATAAACCGGAATGAACAAGGAAGAATGCCCATCCGCATTTTTCTTGTTACACCTTTCATTGTTTTGGTTCTGGTGATGGTGGCAACAACGGCTTATTTGACTTTGACCAGTTCGCAAACTGCCGCGGACAAACTTGCCTGCCGTCTCCATGAAGAAATTTCAGATCACATTCGTCTTCGTTTGGACAATTATTTAAACAAACCGGAATGGAAAAACGAGATTCCAAATCAGAATGATATCAACCGTTTGCTTTGGAAAACAAGCATTTCGGAAAATGGACGCGCTTTTATCATCAATCGGTCGGGTATGTTGATCGCTTCTTCGCGGGAAGTGATTCAAAATACGGATCAACCTGTTCCCGCGGCGAATAGCGGGGATTTGGTCATTCGGAATGCGGTTCGGAATTTAAATCATAACTTCGGGAACTTGATTCTGTTGGAAAATACCCACCAATTCCGGTTTGATATAGTTACCGCAAAACCCCTTTCCAAGGAAACATGGCTTACTCAAGTATCCCCTTACAAGGATGTAACTAAGAACATAGACTGGCTTGTAGTCACTGCGATGCCGGCGGCCTATTATCTGGAAGGAGTTCGTGCAGGTAACAGCCAGTCGGCGATGGTATTCGCGATTGCTTTGACTTTATCCCTGCTTGTTGCAGTCATTCTTGCGGGAATTGTTGCGACGCCGATCCAAAGGATTGCAAGTGCGAGCCAGGCAATCGCATTGGGAGATCTGAGCCAAAGGGTTCCTCCTAGCCGTTTGGAAGAGTTAGGTGCTCTTTCCTCTTCTTTCAATCATATGGCGGAACAACTTCATGAATCGTTTCATAGAACCAAAACGAGTGAAGAAAGGTTCCGCAAATTTGCAGAGAATGTGCAGGAAGTTTTTTGGATCACTACAATTGATAAAAAACAGTTATTGTACATCAACCAAGCTTACGAAAAAGTTTGGGGAAGGACTTGCGAAAGTCTTTATGCGGATCCTCACACATGGTTGGATGCAATTCATCCGGAAGACAGGGAGAAGGCTAGAAAGGCAAGCGCATCGCAAGGGATCGGAGTTTATAATCAGGAATACCGTATCCTTAGACCTGACGGAGAGATCCGTTGGATTCAAGACAATGGTTTTGCCATTCAGAATGAAGACGGTCTTTTTGATAACGTCATCGGTGTTGCCCGTGATATTACGGAACAAAAAAAATCGGAAGAAGCACTTCTCTCCAGCCAAAGAAAATTTCGTGATCTGGTAGATACTACTCCCGGAATCGTTTGGGAAGCGGATGCGGTTACTTTTACGTTTACGTTCGTAAGTCAGCAAGTGGAAAATATGTTAGGTTATACCGTAGAAGAATGGAAAGAACCCGGATTTTGGGCAAATCATTTGCACCCTGATGATCGGGAAAGGGCGGTGGAATATTGTGTTTCCTGCACAGGTCGTTTGGAAGCGCATGATTTCGAATACAGATTTATTTGTAAAGACGGTAGAGTTGTTTGGCTTCATGATTTGGTAAAGGTAATTTCATCCGATGGAAAAGCAGAATGGCTTCGCGGAGTTATGGTGGATGTTACGGAAAGAAAACATATCGAGGAAGCCATACTCGACTTGAATGCCAATCTGGAACGAAAGATC
The nucleotide sequence above comes from Leptospira kobayashii. Encoded proteins:
- the mrdA gene encoding penicillin-binding protein 2 — protein: MSQSASEFKLETSFRKRLYFFTGLIVFTLTSYILQLFNLQIIQGSENSLKAERFVRRSESIPADRGQIFDRNFLTPETSQPLVSNSASLDVILNTSLFKNDPKRIKEFIYRFCESLSIPLAYYEKDLQENRLIKKIRTREPFVLLEGISREQQERILVLDNINRYVYLVSSPARVYHMGPALAHVSGYVGKPTTNDIQEKEIKSYQLVGKGGIESLYDTILRGQDGFRIQKRNTEGNIEEERVIEHSVPGNNLILTIDRDMQIAAYKALKGVRGTVFALRPTTGEVLAMASNPSYDPNILSGKNKQDRANHFARVTNNGAFLNLAIQSKFPPASTYKVLVALAAMESEHKINFDPKQTFSCPANFTLKSTFKGVPDQVFYNWDKKNHGELNLAQAIEKSNSVYFYQLGYKLGAEPILAYSRLFGLDKRTGIDLPGEVTGFIPSSEWKKRTYGNKWFDGDTVNLSIGQGFLSVTPLEMALFYMAIINNGKIYKPFVISEIRSPLDNSIIQKTEPTILRDIPLKRSTVEAVKEGLYLVGYSGTASGVLNSPNLPEIAGKTGTAQTRRRGASSSNHAWFIGYAPFNAPPEKQILVAAFVEYGVGGAASAAPAAREIFKAAFPPGSYPRQDRTRVKPMEEEAPVEGEAF
- the mreD gene encoding rod shape-determining protein MreD; this encodes MILDKVFIFLAMLLAHFLNGSNIFELGNAIRPDFMIIVVIFFAFRKGAMYGLWLGFFGGLLTDTSLGGEIGADNAVYYKIGLHSLSYAIVGYVIGKVTRNAYTENYISITIYVMGFTFLSRVITYFLFWMFFHSNHSYSFVYVSLYNAFIGPAIFFLLTWIFRLEADEVRQ
- a CDS encoding PAS domain-containing protein, with product MHTAINWLESIFNSIPLPFLEVWGRFGYILGIFIMIAAFGGFTFRPGGRWGFGRERQAWDERAVLSIVFTFILIFVTGFLGSFIVLVPGAQTFESLKDLSVFLCIVLFGYPALIAVPFAYGLSDLIEGVPPEFLGDWILGYFINPSCFWVAYQVIGRDPDFRKIKTWIKYILFVFVFLTIEPVLWGYLCSEQFTSEISYRNITPALFFTTAITWAIAPFAMLVAFPLAKRYGMFWAEIPGHVKELLISYKEWVWESGIGEVLKDINRNEQGRMPIRIFLVTPFIVLVLVMVATTAYLTLTSSQTAADKLACRLHEEISDHIRLRLDNYLNKPEWKNEIPNQNDINRLLWKTSISENGRAFIINRSGMLIASSREVIQNTDQPVPAANSGDLVIRNAVRNLNHNFGNLILLENTHQFRFDIVTAKPLSKETWLTQVSPYKDVTKNIDWLVVTAMPAAYYLEGVRAGNSQSAMVFAIALTLSLLVAVILAGIVATPIQRIASASQAIALGDLSQRVPPSRLEELGALSSSFNHMAEQLHESFHRTKTSEERFRKFAENVQEVFWITTIDKKQLLYINQAYEKVWGRTCESLYADPHTWLDAIHPEDREKARKASASQGIGVYNQEYRILRPDGEIRWIQDNGFAIQNEDGLFDNVIGVARDITEQKKSEEALLSSQRKFRDLVDTTPGIVWEADAVTFTFTFVSQQVENMLGYTVEEWKEPGFWANHLHPDDRERAVEYCVSCTGRLEAHDFEYRFICKDGRVVWLHDLVKVISSDGKAEWLRGVMVDVTERKHIEEAILDLNANLERKIEIRTEELKKSNEDLVLSIQDQKRVMKELEETQDQLLLSEKLAALGQLAAGMTHELNTPLGAIVSSNRAILGILNNELKDIPDFLSGLNEEDSKKFKVILAESLKDATISESLPNRAIKKQFIQSFKSAGIKNYDNLADTVMDLGVYRLGEELTELLNTEKNLEILKAVSSLSTIVRLSNVISVATGKASHVVEALKNYLNPDGNAKEEEITSVDIISEIESILTLYHGKIKYGVEVVKNFLATDRCMGNGNKLNQVWINLLNNGLQSMNYEGRLEIRVEKQDSWIVTSFIDSGTGIADEIKDKIFEPFFTTKKHGEGIGLGLDISKKIVEKLGGKIEFESSPGRTKFSVFLKSASSSI
- the mreC gene encoding rod shape-determining protein MreC, with translation MIWNRFSRNGEALSVGFIILFSFTSLIWNGNFMVRGIASFQGVGDFFSGSFDSFGSLIKSSYNKLESFERVREERDSCLNVMEEYRQLSKDVERLKAENAILRQELNFPLRNDYPSVRAEVLSVRLNAIYRTIIINKGSESGIKPYMPVVARALDEKGKFAEALVGKIIAVSKGSSVVQPLINSNFSMGVAVPGTNLWASLNGNSGRGTDVLLDYIDSGIVIDPKAIGSFPSGPVQATPGSAFFTEGFSKIGKAVYSSGGSGVFPQGTPVGIIIEEGPRNGSFKTAYVRPFVEFDKLLNVIVIKKLPEKWKEEWPAEKTIQIEGPYFGEIDFPREKDSSGKIQTNTRKQNLPQGPGTGQRPQNTRNDSSPPVITNPPDTETGTEGTP